A part of Flavobacteriaceae bacterium GSB9 genomic DNA contains:
- the crcB gene encoding fluoride efflux transporter CrcB: protein MKQLVLVFVGGGFGSVLRFLIGKYLNKPDTYIPYGTFTANVLGCLVIGVVLGLAAKSTSLSQNHVLLLASGFCGGFTTFSTFAYENQVLLKSGDFTGFALYTVASFVLGFLAVFLGLFLVK from the coding sequence ATGAAACAACTTGTACTGGTTTTTGTTGGTGGTGGTTTTGGCAGTGTTTTGCGATTTTTAATTGGAAAATACTTAAACAAACCTGACACTTACATACCTTACGGCACATTTACCGCAAACGTTTTAGGCTGTTTAGTTATTGGTGTGGTGTTAGGGCTGGCAGCAAAAAGCACATCACTTTCTCAAAATCATGTGCTTTTATTGGCATCGGGGTTTTGTGGTGGCTTTACCACCTTTTCTACGTTTGCTTACGAAAACCAAGTGCTTTTAAAATCTGGTGATTTTACTGGTTTTGCTCTTTATACTGTGGCCAGTTTTGTTCTGGGATTTTTAGCTGTTTTTTTAGGACTGTTTTTAGTTAAGTAA
- a CDS encoding SRPBCC family protein, with protein sequence MKALKYILFLLLIFIIGLAIFIAVQPNEFRFERSRIIDAPAQVVYNKVNDFKNWTSFSPWIEQEPDAALTYGEKTSGVDGNYAWSGEVLGEGHMKTLNVEKNKLIEQHIQFIKPFESESDINWKFKPTDEGTKVIWEMAGKQDFMTKIYTTFAGSIEDMTGPDFERGLFKLDSVVTADMKKYTVNVDGLTEHGGGFYIYNTTSCKISDMEPKMQDMMNEVTQYAVQNNIKMAGAPFTFYHNWDMDNNATMFSCCVPTTAKVISSESDILTGQMQPFKAVKVTLKGDYKNLIEAWETGMKYVADSNMEFTENGPMLEVYLSDPQTEPNPAHWITEIYIAVK encoded by the coding sequence ATGAAAGCACTTAAATACATTCTTTTCTTATTGCTCATATTTATAATCGGTTTAGCCATCTTTATTGCGGTGCAGCCCAACGAATTCCGTTTTGAACGTAGCAGAATAATCGACGCTCCAGCGCAGGTAGTTTATAACAAGGTTAACGATTTTAAAAATTGGACCAGTTTTTCACCGTGGATAGAACAAGAACCCGATGCGGCATTGACTTATGGTGAAAAAACCTCTGGTGTTGACGGTAATTATGCTTGGAGCGGAGAAGTTTTGGGTGAAGGCCATATGAAAACCTTAAATGTGGAAAAAAATAAATTAATTGAGCAGCACATACAGTTTATAAAGCCATTTGAATCGGAGTCTGATATCAATTGGAAATTTAAACCCACTGATGAAGGCACTAAAGTTATATGGGAAATGGCCGGAAAACAGGACTTTATGACGAAAATATACACCACGTTTGCAGGTTCGATTGAAGACATGACCGGTCCGGATTTTGAACGTGGACTATTTAAATTAGATAGCGTTGTTACAGCCGATATGAAAAAATATACTGTAAATGTTGATGGACTTACCGAACACGGTGGCGGTTTTTATATCTACAATACCACCTCTTGTAAAATATCGGATATGGAACCCAAAATGCAAGACATGATGAACGAAGTTACACAATACGCCGTGCAAAACAACATTAAAATGGCTGGAGCACCGTTTACTTTTTATCATAATTGGGATATGGACAATAATGCTACCATGTTCTCTTGTTGCGTACCCACTACAGCCAAAGTAATATCCTCTGAAAGTGACATTTTAACAGGACAAATGCAACCCTTTAAAGCCGTAAAAGTAACATTAAAAGGCGACTATAAAAACCTAATTGAAGCTTGGGAGACCGGCATGAAATACGTAGCCGACAGCAATATGGAATTTACGGAAAATGGACCTATGCTTGAGGTTTACTTATCCGACCCTCAAACAGAACCCAATCCTGCCCATTGGATAACCGAAATATACATCGCTGTAAAATAA
- a CDS encoding dipeptidyl peptidase 3, which produces MKLKFMLIAIVVSTIFWSCADKKSEKKETMAHEKSTDFNYNVDQFADVKILRYQIPGWEKLSLKEQQLVYYLTQAGLAGRDIMWDQNYRHNLKIRKALEAIYKNYSGDKSTEDWKAFETYLKRVWFSNGIHHHYSNDKLKPGFSADYLKMLLTETNTNLEGEAFEVIFNDVDNKKVNQAKGIDNVALSAVNFYGPNVTNADVVNFYKAKTSPNPERPLAFGLNSQLVKENGVVEERVYKSRGLYGEAIDEIIKWLELAKGVAENEAQANALGLLIEYYKTGDLQTWDDYNVAWTNATAGNVDYINGFVEVYNDPLGYRGSYEMIVQINDFDMSQKMKVLSDNAQWFEDNSTLMDAHKKENVVGVTYKVVNVAGEAGDASPSTPIGVNLPNSNWIRAAVGSKSVSLGNIINASNNAGSTGRLKEFAHDEDEVNNHEKYGELADKLETALHEVIGHASGKLNPGVGETKETLKNYASTLEEGRADLVALYYMYQPKLQELGLVDDWKAVGRASYDAYIRNGLMTQLIRLNLGDDVEEAHMRNRQWISAWVFEKGQKDNVIEKVTKNGKTYFNINDYEKLRELFGELLREAQRIKSEGDYAAAEALVENYGVKVDQAIHAEVLKRNEQFNSAPYTGYVNPVLVANKNESGEITSIKVTQPKSFEEQMLNYSSNYNFLPEVN; this is translated from the coding sequence ATGAAGCTAAAATTCATGCTAATAGCAATAGTGGTCTCCACTATTTTTTGGTCGTGTGCTGATAAGAAATCAGAAAAAAAGGAAACTATGGCACACGAAAAATCAACCGATTTTAATTACAATGTCGATCAATTTGCCGATGTTAAAATACTGCGGTATCAAATTCCGGGTTGGGAAAAACTCAGTTTAAAAGAGCAGCAGTTGGTGTATTATTTAACTCAGGCAGGTTTGGCGGGCCGTGATATTATGTGGGACCAAAATTACCGTCACAATCTTAAAATTAGAAAGGCGCTCGAAGCAATTTATAAAAATTATTCGGGTGATAAATCTACCGAAGATTGGAAGGCTTTCGAAACGTATTTAAAACGTGTTTGGTTTAGCAATGGTATTCACCACCACTATTCAAACGACAAATTGAAACCAGGGTTTTCAGCCGATTATTTAAAGATGTTATTAACAGAAACCAACACCAATTTAGAGGGAGAAGCTTTCGAAGTTATTTTTAACGATGTAGATAATAAAAAAGTAAACCAAGCAAAGGGTATTGATAATGTTGCTTTGTCTGCAGTAAACTTTTATGGCCCAAATGTCACCAATGCCGACGTTGTTAATTTTTACAAAGCCAAAACATCGCCAAACCCAGAACGGCCACTTGCTTTTGGTCTAAACTCGCAGTTAGTAAAGGAGAACGGTGTTGTTGAAGAACGCGTTTATAAATCTAGAGGGCTATATGGCGAAGCCATCGACGAAATTATTAAATGGTTGGAGTTGGCAAAGGGAGTTGCCGAAAATGAGGCTCAAGCTAATGCTTTAGGATTACTAATCGAGTATTACAAAACGGGCGACTTGCAAACTTGGGACGATTATAACGTGGCCTGGACCAATGCCACAGCAGGCAATGTAGATTACATTAATGGTTTTGTCGAAGTGTACAATGATCCTTTAGGTTATCGAGGTTCATACGAAATGATTGTGCAGATTAATGATTTTGATATGTCTCAAAAAATGAAGGTGCTGAGCGATAATGCACAATGGTTTGAAGACAATTCTACTTTAATGGATGCCCATAAAAAAGAAAATGTCGTAGGTGTAACCTATAAAGTGGTTAATGTTGCGGGTGAAGCTGGTGATGCATCGCCAAGTACGCCAATTGGAGTTAATCTGCCTAATTCAAACTGGATTCGTGCAGCAGTAGGGAGCAAGTCTGTTTCTTTAGGAAATATTATCAATGCTTCCAATAATGCTGGTAGCACAGGACGTTTAAAGGAATTTGCACATGATGAAGATGAGGTTAATAACCATGAAAAATATGGTGAATTAGCCGATAAACTGGAAACGGCATTACACGAAGTTATTGGTCATGCATCTGGAAAATTAAACCCAGGCGTGGGAGAAACCAAAGAAACCCTTAAAAATTATGCTTCAACTTTAGAAGAAGGCCGAGCCGATTTGGTGGCGTTATATTATATGTATCAACCTAAATTGCAAGAATTAGGCTTGGTTGATGATTGGAAAGCTGTTGGCCGTGCTTCATACGATGCCTATATCCGTAATGGATTGATGACACAATTAATTCGTTTGAATTTAGGCGATGATGTTGAAGAAGCCCACATGCGAAACAGGCAATGGATTTCAGCTTGGGTTTTCGAAAAAGGACAAAAAGACAATGTTATTGAAAAAGTGACCAAAAACGGAAAAACCTATTTCAATATTAATGATTACGAAAAACTAAGGGAGTTGTTCGGGGAGCTTTTAAGAGAAGCCCAACGTATAAAATCGGAAGGGGATTATGCTGCTGCTGAAGCATTGGTTGAAAACTATGGTGTAAAAGTAGATCAAGCCATTCATGCTGAAGTTCTTAAGCGAAATGAACAATTTAATAGTGCACCGTATACAGGTTATGTGAACCCGGTGTTGGTTGCAAATAAAAATGAATCTGGAGAGATAACCTCAATAAAAGTAACCCAACCTAAATCGTTTGAAGAACAAATGTTAAATTACAGTTCGAATTACAACTTTTTGCCTGAAGTAAATTAA
- a CDS encoding sigma-54 dependent transcriptional regulator: MPKILVIEDEAAIRRVLVKILSEENDAYKVEEAEDGLGGIEKIKNEDYDLVLCDIKMPKMDGVEVLESAKKIKPEIPIVMISGHGDLDTAVNTMRMGAFDYISKPPDLNRLLNTVRNALDRKELVVENKILKKKVSKKYEMIGESEAISQIKDMIDKVAPTDARVLITGPNGTGKELVAHWLHEKSERSKGNLIEVNCAAIPSELIESELFGHVKGAFTSANKDRAGKFEAANKGTIFLDEIGDMSLSAQAKVLRALQENKIQRVGSDKDIKVDVRVIAATNKNLKKEIEDGKFREDLYHRLAVILIKVPALNERRDDIPLLINHFANKISEDQGTAKKSFSDKAIKLLQEYDWTGNIRELRNVVERLIILGGSEVNEKDVKAFASK, encoded by the coding sequence ATGCCGAAAATATTAGTAATAGAAGACGAAGCCGCAATTAGAAGAGTACTTGTTAAAATTCTATCGGAAGAAAACGACGCCTATAAAGTTGAAGAAGCAGAAGACGGTTTGGGTGGTATTGAAAAAATAAAAAACGAGGATTACGATTTAGTACTTTGCGATATTAAAATGCCTAAAATGGACGGTGTTGAAGTCTTGGAATCTGCAAAAAAAATAAAACCTGAAATACCTATTGTGATGATTTCTGGCCACGGTGATTTAGATACGGCCGTTAACACCATGCGCATGGGTGCTTTTGATTATATATCGAAACCGCCAGATTTAAACCGCCTGTTAAATACTGTTCGTAATGCTTTAGATCGCAAGGAATTGGTAGTTGAAAATAAAATACTGAAGAAGAAAGTAAGCAAAAAGTACGAAATGATTGGTGAAAGCGAGGCCATTTCACAAATTAAGGACATGATAGATAAAGTAGCTCCTACCGATGCCCGCGTATTGATAACAGGTCCCAATGGCACCGGTAAAGAACTGGTAGCCCATTGGTTACATGAAAAAAGCGAACGTTCTAAAGGGAATTTAATTGAAGTGAATTGTGCCGCAATACCATCGGAGTTGATTGAAAGTGAACTGTTTGGCCACGTAAAAGGTGCTTTTACAAGTGCCAATAAAGACCGCGCCGGAAAGTTTGAGGCCGCTAATAAAGGTACCATTTTTCTTGATGAAATAGGTGACATGAGCTTATCGGCGCAAGCCAAAGTACTGCGTGCGTTACAGGAGAATAAGATACAACGTGTTGGCAGCGATAAAGATATTAAGGTTGATGTGCGCGTTATTGCCGCCACCAACAAAAACTTAAAAAAGGAAATTGAAGATGGTAAATTTCGGGAAGACCTTTACCACAGGCTTGCCGTAATTTTAATTAAGGTTCCTGCCTTGAACGAAAGGCGTGACGATATTCCACTTTTAATAAACCATTTTGCTAATAAAATATCCGAGGACCAAGGCACAGCAAAAAAATCATTTTCCGATAAGGCCATTAAACTACTTCAAGAATACGATTGGACGGGCAATATCAGGGAACTTCGTAATGTTGTGGAGCGCCTCATTATTTTAGGAGGCTCTGAGGTTAACGAAAAAGATGTTAAAGCATTTGCTTCAAAATAA
- a CDS encoding mechanosensitive ion channel, with translation MSQNLEKLEEKIAGSSVWENIKNFLDLHINFTEKISVSILDLIIVVTTIFITTIILRILFRILTRNLPREEKSKFKVVYGYFRWLIYVVILLITLHSVGVNVTAVFAASAALLIGIGLALQTLFQDIISGVFILIDQTVHVGDIIEIDGKVGRVEEIKLRTTRAVTIDNKVLVIPNHLYLENSLYNWTQNGSTTREAVTVGVAYGSDVQLVKKLLIQAASTHPEVLSEPEPTVVFTDFGDSSLNFKIIFTINDSFKAQFPKSDIRFEIDKLFRENNITIPFPQRDVHIYNQQK, from the coding sequence ATGAGTCAAAACTTAGAAAAACTAGAAGAGAAAATAGCTGGAAGCTCTGTTTGGGAAAACATTAAAAACTTCCTAGACCTTCATATTAATTTCACCGAGAAAATAAGTGTTTCTATTCTCGATTTGATTATTGTCGTTACGACAATATTTATAACAACAATCATTCTAAGGATTCTGTTCAGAATACTCACCAGAAATTTACCAAGAGAAGAAAAAAGCAAATTTAAAGTAGTATACGGCTATTTTAGGTGGCTTATTTATGTGGTAATTTTATTGATTACACTACATTCGGTTGGTGTAAACGTAACCGCTGTTTTTGCAGCCTCTGCCGCTCTGTTAATTGGTATTGGTTTGGCTCTTCAAACCCTGTTTCAAGATATTATTTCCGGAGTTTTTATATTAATTGACCAAACCGTTCATGTTGGCGATATTATTGAAATAGACGGCAAAGTGGGCCGTGTTGAAGAAATTAAACTGCGTACCACAAGAGCGGTAACTATAGACAATAAGGTTTTAGTAATCCCCAACCATTTATATTTAGAAAACAGCCTGTACAACTGGACCCAAAACGGAAGCACCACAAGAGAGGCCGTAACCGTTGGAGTTGCCTATGGAAGCGACGTTCAACTGGTAAAAAAACTGCTTATTCAAGCGGCCAGCACCCACCCAGAAGTCCTTAGCGAGCCCGAACCCACTGTTGTTTTTACTGATTTTGGTGACAGTTCCCTTAACTTCAAAATTATTTTTACCATTAACGATAGCTTTAAAGCACAATTTCCTAAAAGTGATATTCGTTTTGAAATCGATAAACTTTTTAGGGAAAACAATATCACTATTCCATTCCCACAAAGAGATGTACATATATATAACCAGCAGAAATAA
- a CDS encoding ABC transporter permease has protein sequence MNHLPLIIKREYLTKVRNKSFIIMTFLSPMIFMALIAVVAYLAQLNNDKIRIISVLDETHTISDIFKNSGNTTYNILNIPLDDAIALVKETDGYGLLHISKESQKDNTQNTVTFYSKESPSLSIISDIESRLEKELTNRELEKRGVNTDMINASKVHLNIAQESFEGEKTSKMDSVIKLIFGGAAGYLLFMFIIIYGNMIMRSVIEEKTSRIIEVIISSVKPVQLMLGKIIGTSLAGITQFIVWLLVGSILMFGGSLFLGIDVMEMQSPQQEIMRQAMENQETNIEIQNIATAFLHLPLTNLIIAFILFFIGGYLLYSSLYASIGAAVDNETDTQQFMLPILMPLILAVYIGIFTVIEDPHGTVSTIFSFIPLTSPVVMLMRIPFGVPLWQQLVSLLILIATFIFAVWFAAKIYRVGILMYGKKPTYKDLIKWIKY, from the coding sequence ATGAACCACTTACCGCTCATAATAAAACGTGAATACCTAACCAAGGTTAGAAATAAGTCGTTTATAATAATGACATTTCTTAGCCCTATGATTTTTATGGCGCTAATTGCAGTTGTGGCATATCTGGCTCAACTGAACAACGATAAAATACGTATTATTTCGGTTCTTGACGAAACGCATACCATCAGCGACATTTTTAAAAATTCTGGTAATACGACGTACAATATCCTAAATATACCTCTTGATGATGCCATAGCATTAGTAAAGGAAACCGATGGCTACGGATTGCTTCATATTAGTAAAGAATCACAGAAAGACAACACTCAAAATACCGTTACTTTCTATTCAAAAGAATCGCCATCATTGTCAATCATATCAGATATTGAGAGCAGACTTGAAAAAGAGCTTACCAACCGCGAACTTGAAAAACGAGGTGTAAATACTGATATGATAAACGCATCAAAAGTCCATTTAAATATTGCTCAAGAAAGTTTTGAAGGTGAAAAAACATCAAAAATGGACAGTGTTATCAAACTTATTTTTGGTGGTGCGGCAGGTTATTTACTATTTATGTTCATTATTATTTATGGTAACATGATTATGCGTAGCGTAATTGAAGAAAAAACGAGCCGTATTATCGAGGTTATTATTTCTTCTGTAAAACCTGTGCAATTAATGTTAGGAAAAATTATAGGCACCTCTTTGGCAGGAATTACGCAGTTTATAGTTTGGCTATTGGTTGGAAGTATTTTAATGTTTGGGGGTTCCCTTTTCTTAGGCATTGATGTCATGGAAATGCAAAGCCCGCAACAGGAAATTATGAGGCAAGCTATGGAAAATCAGGAAACCAACATAGAAATTCAAAATATAGCCACTGCATTTTTACATTTACCGTTAACAAACTTAATAATAGCGTTTATTTTGTTTTTTATTGGCGGATATCTTCTGTACAGCTCCTTATATGCATCCATTGGTGCTGCTGTAGATAACGAAACCGACACCCAACAGTTTATGCTACCCATATTAATGCCTTTAATTTTAGCGGTATATATCGGTATATTTACGGTTATTGAAGACCCACACGGTACGGTATCTACTATTTTTTCATTTATACCGTTAACATCTCCCGTGGTTATGCTTATGCGTATTCCTTTTGGAGTTCCGCTTTGGCAACAATTGGTGTCGTTATTAATTTTAATTGCTACATTTATATTTGCAGTTTGGTTTGCTGCAAAAATATATCGTGTGGGTATTTTAATGTATGGCAAAAAGCCGACCTATAAAGACCTTATAAAGTGGATTAAATACTAA
- a CDS encoding ATP-binding cassette domain-containing protein, with amino-acid sequence MGNLLEVTEVSKRFGNHKALNNVSITVPDGSIFGLLGPNGAGKTTLIRVVNQITMPDSGFVKLDGEPLKEHHIKDIGYLPEERGLYKSMKVGEQALYLAQLKGLSKTEAKKRLLHWFERLEIGDWWNKKIQELSKGMAQKVQFVVTVLHQPKLLIFDEPFSGFDPINANLIKDEILRLRNEGATVIFSTHRMESVEELCDNIALINKSNKILEGKLAEVKRQYKTNTFEVGIRTEYNDILKRELREKFSISDANFKTLEDDLKLNIKLKPNESPNDLLQYLTSKGQVSHFIELIPSVNDIFIKNVRNN; translated from the coding sequence ATGGGCAACTTACTTGAAGTTACAGAGGTTTCAAAGCGTTTTGGAAACCATAAAGCACTAAACAATGTGTCTATAACTGTTCCTGATGGCAGTATATTTGGACTTTTAGGGCCCAATGGTGCTGGAAAAACAACTTTAATTCGTGTGGTAAACCAAATAACCATGCCAGACTCTGGGTTTGTAAAATTAGACGGCGAACCGCTAAAAGAACACCATATAAAAGACATAGGCTACTTACCAGAAGAACGCGGCTTGTACAAATCGATGAAAGTAGGCGAACAGGCTCTTTACCTCGCCCAACTAAAAGGTTTGAGCAAAACTGAAGCTAAAAAACGACTATTACATTGGTTTGAACGTCTTGAAATTGGAGATTGGTGGAACAAAAAAATCCAAGAACTATCGAAAGGTATGGCACAAAAAGTACAGTTTGTGGTTACCGTTCTGCATCAACCTAAACTATTGATTTTCGATGAACCTTTTTCAGGCTTCGACCCGATTAACGCCAATTTAATAAAAGACGAAATTTTACGCCTGCGTAACGAAGGAGCTACGGTTATTTTTTCGACGCACCGCATGGAATCGGTTGAAGAATTGTGCGATAATATCGCACTAATCAATAAATCCAATAAAATTTTAGAAGGTAAATTGGCCGAGGTTAAGCGACAGTACAAAACAAACACCTTTGAGGTTGGTATCCGTACCGAGTACAACGACATTTTAAAAAGAGAACTCCGGGAAAAATTCAGCATTTCTGACGCCAATTTTAAAACTTTGGAAGACGATTTAAAACTGAACATAAAACTAAAGCCGAACGAATCGCCTAACGACCTGTTGCAATACTTAACCTCTAAAGGCCAAGTATCTCATTTTATTGAGTTGATACCAAGTGTAAACGACATTTTCATTAAAAACGTAAGAAACAATTAA
- the dnaJ gene encoding molecular chaperone DnaJ: MAKRDYYEVLGLSKGASAAEIKKAYRKKAIEFHPDKNPDDKEAETKFKEAAEAYEVLSNPDKKARYDQFGHQAFENGGGFGGGGMNMDDIFSQFGDIFGGGFGGGFSGFGGGGGQRRAKGSNLRIRVKLTLEEIANGVEKKVKVKRKVQAPGTTYKTCPTCNGTGQVTRIANTILGRMQTSAPCNACGGAGETMDKAGSGADAQGLKVAEETVSIKIPAGVVDGMQLKVSGKGNEAPGNGISGDLIVLIEEEQHSKLQREGDNLHYDLYVSFPEAVLGTSKEIDTVTGKVRIKVEAGVQSGKILRLRGKGIPSINGYGKGDLLVHVNVWTPKTLNKQQKEFFEAMQDDEHFSPKPESSDKSFFEKVKDMFS, encoded by the coding sequence ATGGCAAAAAGAGATTATTACGAAGTATTAGGTTTAAGTAAAGGAGCAAGTGCTGCCGAAATAAAAAAGGCCTACCGCAAAAAGGCTATAGAATTTCATCCAGACAAAAACCCAGACGACAAAGAGGCAGAAACTAAATTTAAAGAAGCAGCTGAAGCCTACGAAGTATTAAGCAACCCCGATAAAAAAGCGCGCTACGATCAATTTGGCCACCAAGCTTTTGAAAATGGCGGCGGATTTGGCGGAGGTGGCATGAATATGGATGACATATTCAGTCAATTTGGCGATATTTTTGGCGGTGGCTTTGGCGGAGGTTTCTCTGGTTTTGGCGGTGGCGGTGGCCAGCGTCGCGCAAAAGGCAGCAACCTACGCATTCGTGTTAAACTAACTTTAGAGGAAATTGCCAATGGCGTTGAGAAAAAAGTAAAGGTAAAACGTAAAGTACAGGCACCAGGCACTACTTATAAAACCTGTCCTACCTGTAACGGTACCGGGCAAGTTACACGTATAGCCAATACCATTTTAGGAAGAATGCAAACCTCTGCCCCTTGTAACGCATGTGGCGGTGCCGGAGAAACCATGGATAAAGCAGGAAGTGGTGCCGACGCACAAGGCTTGAAAGTTGCAGAAGAAACTGTTTCTATAAAAATACCTGCTGGCGTTGTGGATGGCATGCAGCTTAAAGTTTCCGGAAAAGGAAATGAAGCCCCTGGAAATGGCATATCTGGTGATTTAATCGTGCTTATTGAGGAAGAACAACACAGCAAATTACAACGCGAAGGTGATAATTTACATTACGACCTATACGTAAGTTTCCCTGAAGCTGTTTTAGGAACTTCAAAAGAAATAGATACTGTTACCGGAAAAGTTCGTATTAAAGTTGAAGCGGGCGTACAATCTGGCAAAATTTTACGCTTACGCGGAAAAGGTATCCCGAGCATTAACGGCTATGGAAAAGGCGACCTTTTGGTACATGTTAATGTATGGACACCAAAAACCTTAAACAAACAACAAAAGGAGTTTTTTGAAGCGATGCAGGATGACGAGCATTTCTCGCCAAAACCTGAAAGTTCAGACAAATCGTTCTTTGAAAAAGTAAAAGATATGTTTTCATAA
- a CDS encoding nucleotide exchange factor GrpE produces the protein MSKKNKTNDIEASQTEEAVQNETIEAQEQATEEQSVEEQLKDELQQEKDKFLRLFAEFENYKRRTAKERVELFSTASEDVMKTLLPIIDDFERALAHIEEDKQTEELRKGVFLIYQKLINTLEQKGLKAMNVEKGDAFNADTHEAVTQIPAPSDDLKGKIIDVIEKGYKLGEKVIRFPKVVIGQQ, from the coding sequence ATGAGCAAGAAAAATAAAACAAACGATATAGAAGCCTCACAAACCGAGGAGGCTGTTCAAAACGAAACGATTGAGGCCCAAGAGCAAGCCACAGAAGAGCAATCTGTTGAAGAACAACTTAAAGACGAGCTGCAGCAGGAAAAAGATAAGTTTTTACGCTTATTTGCTGAATTTGAAAATTACAAAAGGCGTACGGCTAAAGAACGTGTCGAGTTATTTTCTACAGCCAGCGAAGATGTGATGAAAACCCTTCTTCCCATTATCGACGATTTCGAGCGTGCGCTTGCACACATTGAAGAAGACAAACAGACCGAAGAGTTGCGCAAAGGCGTGTTTTTAATTTACCAAAAACTAATAAATACTCTAGAACAAAAAGGCCTTAAGGCCATGAACGTTGAAAAGGGAGATGCCTTTAACGCAGATACACACGAGGCTGTAACCCAAATTCCAGCTCCGAGCGACGACCTAAAAGGTAAAATTATCGATGTCATTGAAAAAGGATATAAACTTGGTGAGAAAGTAATCCGTTTTCCGAAGGTAGTTATTGGGCAACAGTGA
- a CDS encoding YceI family protein: MKKKLTVLFFVTALSVTVLGCKDKAKEAKTSEAETPASTEAASETYKTKVDESTIEWKGFKPTGEHFGTIDIERGVFDVANGEIVGGSFIIDMKSIVVKDMPLEDENNAKLTGHLKSPDFFDVDTHPSAGFTITGVEQVEGKTMLSGNLTIKDIKNNITFPVSVSIMGNDLNLESETFTIDRSKWNVKYGSKSFFDNLGDKFINDDIELKVSVKATKS; this comes from the coding sequence ATGAAAAAGAAATTGACAGTACTATTTTTTGTAACCGCTTTATCTGTAACCGTTTTAGGGTGCAAAGATAAGGCTAAGGAAGCCAAAACATCTGAAGCTGAAACACCAGCAAGTACAGAGGCGGCCTCAGAAACCTATAAGACTAAGGTGGATGAATCGACGATTGAATGGAAAGGGTTTAAGCCTACTGGTGAACACTTTGGGACCATCGACATCGAGCGTGGGGTATTCGACGTAGCGAATGGTGAAATTGTTGGCGGATCGTTTATTATCGATATGAAATCTATTGTGGTAAAAGACATGCCCCTGGAAGATGAAAACAATGCCAAACTTACTGGGCACTTAAAAAGTCCAGATTTTTTTGATGTAGATACCCACCCAAGTGCTGGTTTTACCATTACAGGCGTAGAGCAAGTTGAAGGCAAAACGATGCTTTCAGGAAACTTAACCATAAAGGATATTAAGAATAACATTACATTTCCGGTATCGGTTTCCATAATGGGTAATGATTTAAATTTAGAGAGTGAAACGTTTACCATTGATAGATCAAAATGGAACGTAAAATATGGTTCTAAGTCATTTTTTGATAACTTGGGAGACAAGTTTATTAATGATGATATTGAGTTGAAAGTTTCTGTGAAAGCAACTAAGTCGTAA
- a CDS encoding DUF2846 domain-containing protein, with translation MVDNSYNDDFYYLAHSSFHPQTALALKLLSEQQQLKTKKPVNNFAIIKFFRPKKLVASAIAANLLINGELVEKVKNGGYLEYVIYDFSEKAIEIKRGLGAEALQLIPEKGKEYYFKIEPKVGVFKGGFIIEQLTSPIPNSELKEKHYIKRTDKSVLD, from the coding sequence TTGGTTGATAATAGTTATAATGATGATTTTTATTATTTAGCACACTCTTCGTTTCATCCTCAAACGGCTTTGGCACTTAAGCTACTTTCAGAACAACAGCAATTAAAAACCAAAAAGCCTGTAAACAACTTTGCCATAATTAAGTTTTTTAGACCTAAAAAATTAGTTGCTTCTGCCATCGCAGCAAATCTTTTAATAAATGGGGAGCTTGTTGAAAAAGTTAAAAACGGTGGTTATTTAGAGTATGTTATTTATGATTTTTCGGAAAAGGCAATCGAAATAAAGAGAGGTTTAGGAGCCGAAGCCTTGCAGTTAATACCCGAAAAAGGCAAAGAATATTACTTTAAAATAGAGCCTAAAGTTGGTGTTTTTAAGGGCGGCTTCATTATAGAACAGCTAACTTCTCCGATTCCCAATAGTGAGCTAAAGGAAAAGCATTATATAAAAAGAACAGATAAAAGCGTTTTAGATTAA